Proteins from a genomic interval of Oreochromis aureus strain Israel breed Guangdong linkage group 6, ZZ_aureus, whole genome shotgun sequence:
- the rps3a gene encoding 40S ribosomal protein S3a — protein sequence MAVGKNKRLTKGGKKGAKKKIVDPFSKKDWYDVKAPAMFNIRNLGKTLVTRTQGTRIASDGLKGRVFEVSLADLQNDEVAFRKFKLITEDVQGKNCLTNFHGMDLTRDKMCSMVKKWQTMIEAHVDVKTTDGYLLRLFCVGFTKKRANQIRKTSYAQHQQVRQIRKKMMEIMTREVQTNDLKEVVNKLIPDSVGKDIEKACQSIYPLHDVYVRKVKMLKKPKFELGKLMELHGEGGAAGAAKASGDDTGAKVERADGYEPPIQETV from the exons ATGGCAGTCGGCAAGAATAAGAGGCTGACCAAAGGCGGCAAAAAGGGTGCCAAAAAGAAGAT TGTGGACCCTTTCTCCAAGAAGGACTGGTATGATGTCAAGGCACCAGCCATGTTCAACATCCGCAATCTTGGCAAGACCTTGGTCACCAGGACTCAGGGAACCA GAATCGCCTCTGATGGTCTGAAGGGACGTGTGTTTGAAGTGAGCCTCGCTGATCTCCAGAACGATGAGGTGGCCTTCCGCAAGTTCAAGCTCATCACTGAGGATGTTCAGGGCAAGAACTGCCTCACCAACTTCCACGGCATGGACCTGACCCGTGACAAGATGTGCTCTATGGTCAAGAAGTGGCAG ACCATGATTGAGGCCCATGTGGATGTGAAGACCACCGATGGCTACCTTCTGCGTCTTTTCTGCGTGGGATTCACAAAGAAGCGTGCTAATCAGATCAGAAAGACCTCCTACGCCCAGCACCAACAGGTCCGTCAAATCCGCAAGAAGATGATGGAGATCATGACCCGTGAGGTTCAGACCAATGACCTGAAGGAAGTGGTCAACAAGCT GATCCCTGACAGTGTTGGCAAGGACATCGAGAAGGCCTGCCAGTCCATTTACCCTCTGCACGATGTGTACGTCCGCAAGGTCAAGATGCTTAAGAAGCCCAAGTTTGAGT TGGGCAAGCTGATGGAGCTCCATGGTGAGGGTGGTGCCGCCGGTGCTGCAAAGGCTTCCGGTGATGACACTGGAGCCAAGGTGGAGAGGGCTGATGGCTATGAGCCCCCCATTCAGgagacagtgtaa